The DNA region TCATTCTTTGGCTAATTGTCGGAGTGAGTCTTGGCATTGTCGCCGCTAGATTTAAGAATAAGTGGCCTGACAGAGCGAGCTCTGTCTTTGTTTTATTGGGGACATCGCTTCCAACTTTTGTTACAGGTTTAGCGTTATTGATTTGGGTGACTATTAAATGGAAGTTAGTTCCACTCTCATTAGTTGGTTATACCTCTATAATTGAAAATCCATTTAAATTCTTCCAATTCTTCATCTTGCCGTGGATCACTTTGGCGATTGCTTATGCTGCGCTCTATACCCGATTTACGCGCGCCGCCGTATTGGAAACGTTGGGGGAAGATTACATTCGTACCGCTCGAGCTAAAGGCGTTAAAGAGCGTACAGTTTTATTCAAGCACACTATGCGCGCAGTCTTTGCGCCTATTATTACTTTGGCAGGGTTGGACTTTGCCGGACTCATTGGTGGCGCGATTATTACAGAAACTATCTTTAATCTTCCAGGTTTAGGCCGCTTAACGCTGCGCTCGGTCTTTGAATTTGATCTTCCGGTTGTACTTGCAACCACGATTTTGGCGGCATCGGTAGTTATTGTAATGAACTTAATTGTTGACATGCTTTATGCCGTTCTTGATCCGCGTGTGAGGATCTAATGGCTGAACTTTTAAGAATTGAAAATCTTCACGTGGCCTTCCCGACCGATGATGGCCTAGTGCGAGCAGTTGACGGTGTTTCATTGTCCTTGAATGAAGGCGAAACCGTAGCTATTGTCGGCGAATCAGGTTCAGGTAAAACCGTTACTGGTCTTTCTGTGATGGGTCTGCATAAAAAAGGGGCGGCTCAACTTTCTGGCTCAATTCATTTAAAAGTTGGAGATAGCAGTCTAGATATCGTCACAGCAAGTGATGAAGAGATTCGATTGGTACGCGGACGCGCAGTGGCGATGATCTTTCAAGATCCCATGTCTTCACTTCATCCCTATTACCGAATCGGTAATCAATTAGCTGAAGCGTACTTAGTTCACAATCCTGGCAAGAAAAAAGAGGCGCTTAAGCGCGCCATTGAGATGTTAGATCTAGTTGGCATAGCCGAACCTGATCAACGAGCTCATGAATACCCACATCAATTTTCAGGTGGTATGCGCCAACGAGTGATGATTGCGATGGCGCTCATGAACTCGCCACGTGTATTAATCGCCGATGAACCAACTACAGCGTTAGATGTGACGGTGCAGGCGCAGATTTTGATTTTATTGGCCTCGCTACAAAAAGAGTTCAATATGGGAATTTTGCTGATCACACATGATCTTGGTGTAGTGGCACAGGTAGCCGACAAAGTATCGGTCATGTATGGCGGGCGCATTGTCGAGCAAGGGTCTGCAGATGATGTTTTTTATAAGCCAGCTGCTCCGTACACATTAGGTTTACTCAAATCAGTTCCTCGAATTTCAACTCATGGCTCTGAACGATTAAAGGCTATCCCTGGACAGCCGCCTTCATTGATCAACTTACCCATTGGTTGCGCATTTGCACCTCGTTGCGAATTCACATCGTATGCAGTTGGCAATATTTGTGCAACCGATCGGCCGGAATTATTGGGTAATAGCCCTTCTCATCTTTCGCGTTGCCATGTTGCCGAAGCCACACGAGATCGTCTCTTTGTAGAAGAACTCAAAGAGGTTCGCTAATGAGCAACGATGTAATTTTGAAAGTTGATAACCTCACCAAGCATTTTCCTGTGGGGGGCTCGCGTAAAAAAGAGGTAGTTAAGGCCGTTGATGGAATCTCATTCGAACTTCGTGCCGGAGAGACTCTTGGATTAGTTGGTGAGTCGGGTTGCGGAAAGACAACTGCCGGACGAACAATATTGAAATTAAATGAGCCTACTTCTGGTCGTTTAATCTTTGAAGGTCAAGATATTACTAATTTTAAACCTGGCAAAATGCGGCCACTTCGCTCGCAGATGCAGATTATTTTTCAAGATCCATACACAGCGCTAAATCCTCGTCAGACTATAGGCAAGATCATTTCAGCGCCTTTTGAAATTCAAGGTATAGATCCGCAGGGTGGTCTCAAGAACGCAGTGCAATCTTTAATGGAGCGCGTTGGCTTAAACCCCGAGCACTTTAATCGCTATCCACATGAGTTCTCAGGCGGTCAGCGCCAACGCATTGGTATCGCCCGCGCAATCGCCCTGAAACCCCGTTTTATTATCGCTGATGAGCCAGTTAGCGCTCTTGATGTTTCAATTCAAGCACAAGTAATTAACTTACTTGAAGATCTGCAAGAGCAAGATGGAATCAGTATGGTTTTTATCGCACATAACTTATCGGTGGTCCAACATATCTCAGATCGTGTCGCGGTGATGTACTTGGGCAAGATTATGGAAATTGGCGAAACTAATGCCCTTTTCGCCTCCCCACACCACCCATATACAAAGGCTTTATTATCTGCCGTACCGCAACCAGATCCACGCACTGAAAAAACCCGCGAGCGAATTATTCTCTCTGGTGATTTACCTAGCCCTGTAAATCCTCCTACCGGCTGTGTCTTTAATACTCGCTGTTGGAAAGCTACTGACAAGTGCCGCACAGATGTGCCCGAACTTTTACAGGTCGGTAGCTCGCAAGTTGCTTGCCACTATCCAGAGGTTTAATTCTTGAAAGTTTTATCAATAAACATCGCCTCTATTGTTCATGAGGGTGAGTGGACAGGTAGCGAAGGCAAAACTGGAATAGATAAACGTTCTGTTAATGGTGCGGTTGTATTCGCGCAGGAGCACGTAGCCAATGATGTCATCGTCGACACACAATCTCACGGGGGATATGACCAGGCCGTATATGCATATGCCCGTGAAGATGCTGACTGGTGGGAAGGTGAGATTGGTACCAGTATTGATAATGGACGCTTTGGTGAAAATTTAACAACGCTCGGTATTGATGTAAACGCGGCAGTAATCGGTGAGCAGTGGGAGATTGGTTCGGTAATTCTGGAAGTTTCACAGCCACGAATCCCATGTCGTGTATTTGCGGGTTTTTGGCAACGCCCGACTTTGATCAAAGAGTTTATGGCCGCTGGCAGACCCGGAACATATTTGAGGATAATTCAAGAGGGTGAAATCACGTCTGGAGATTCAATTAATGTAATTAAAGTTCCAGAGCATGGAGTAACAATTGCCGATTTATATGCGGCAAAAAATGGCGAACGTTCAAAAGTACAAGAAATTTCGCAGGTAAAAGAGCTCTCAACGAAGTACCAAGAGTGGGCTAAAAACCTTAATTTGTAAGGCTATCTATTGGAATGCTCGTCGCGATAACCTTGCCTGCATGACAAGTACTGCTCGAATCCTCCACGCAGCTACCGGCTCGAATTTAACGGCTAAAGGGTGGGCACAAGAGGCTGCAATTCGTATGCTGCACAACAACTTAGATCCGGCAGTGGCCGAACACCCAGAGAATTTAGTTGTCTATGGCGGCACCGGAAAAGCTGCACGCAATTGGCCGGCATTTGACGCAATCGTAAAATCTCTGACAAATTTAAAAGATGATGAGACGTTACTGGTTCAATCAGGTAAGCCAGTTGGAGTTTTTCAAACACATGAATGGGCACCGAGAGTCTTAATCGCAAATTCAAATCTTGTCGGCGATTGGGCTAACTGGCCAGAGTTTCGGCGCTTAGAACAGTTAGGTCTCACGATGTACGGTCAGATGACTGCCGGCTCATGGATTTACATCGGTACCCAAGGAATTCTGCAAGGCACTTATGAAACATTCGCAGCCGTTGCACAAAAACGTTTTAATGGAACTTTGCAGGGTACGCTCACTTTAACGGGCGGTTGCGGTGGAATGGGCGGTGCCCAACCGCTTGCTGTGACCATGAATGGTGGCGTCTGTTTAATAATCGATGTCGATAACTCTCGTCTTGAAAAACGGATTAAGACACAATACTTAGATGAAATTGCCGATGGCGTCGATGATGCCATCGAACGGGTTTTAAAAGCAAAAAACCTTGGCCTTCCCCTATCGGTTGGATTAGTTGGAAATGCCGCTGAGCTATTTCCACTTCTACTGTCAATGGATGTTCCCATCGATATCGTCACCGATCAGACATCGGCCCATGATCCATTTTCATATATTCCAATCGGCGTCGATTTTCATAGCGCGGCTCAACTGGCAAAAGATGATCCGGCCGATTTCACTAAGCGTTCTCAAAACTCTATGGCTAAGCATGTTGAAGCCATGGTGGGCTTTATGGATAAAGGCGCTGAAGTCTTTGACTACGGTAATTCAATCCGCGATGAGGCACGTCAAGGTGGATACGCGCGCGCCTTTGCCTTTCCGGGCTTCGTGCCAGCTTATATTCGCCCGCTATTTTGTGAAGGCAAAGGTCCATTTCGCTGGGTTGCTTTATCAGGTGATCCCAAAGACATTTACCGTACCGACAAGGCTGTCCTTGACTTATTTCCAGACAATGAAGCTCTACATCGCTGGATAACGCTGGCACAGGAAAAAGTTGCCTTCCAAGGTCTGCCCGCTCGTATATGTTGGCTGGGCTACGGCGAACGTGACAAAGCAGGGTTGGCATTTAATGAATTAGTTGCACGCGGCGAAGTATCAGCGCCGATTGTTATTGGGCGTGATCACTTAGATTGTGGCTCCGTTGCTTCTCCATACCGCGAAACTGAGGCGATGCTGGATGGATCCGATGCCATCGCCGACTGGCCCCTGCTCAATGCCATGGTCAATATCTCATCCGGGGCATCATGGGTATCGATTCACCATGGAGGCGGCGTTGGAATGGGCCGATCAATTCACGCAGGTCAAGTCTCTATCGCCGATGGCACACAGTTAGCGGCGAAAAAGTTAGCACGCGTATTAACTAATGATCCTGGCATGGGAGTTATCCGACATGCCGATGCGGGATATGAAAGTGCAATCGATACAGCGCGAAAACTCCACGTCCATGTTCCAATGTTAGATATCGAGTAAAACATGACAAGTACCCTCATTACAAATATCGGTCAGTTAGTTACTAATGACCCCACCTACGATGGAACCAAGCTTGGTTTAATTAAAGATGGCGCGCTGTTAATTGAAGATGGCGTTATCGCGTGGGCTGGATCAACTACTGATGCTCCAACGAAACAGATTAAGAAAGCTATCGATGCCGAGGGAATGTGTGTTTTGCCTGGATACGTTGATAGCCATACACATATGATCTTTGCGGGAGATCGTAGTAACGAATTCCGAGCACGAATGTTGGGGGAGAGTTACACGGCAGGCGGTATTGCATCTACAGTTGAAAAAACTCGCAAAGCCAGCGATGAACTCTTGCTCACTCACGCCAAGTTTTTATTAGCTGAGGCAAACGCGGGTGGCACCACCACCGTTGAAATCAAGTCGGGCTACGGTTTAACGGTAAATGATGAACGCAGGTCACTTGAAATCGCCCATAAAATTAGCGATGAAACAACCTTCCTTGGCGCACACGTTGTACCTATCGAGTACAAAGATTCACCTAAGGATTATGTTGATTTAGTATGTGGGGCAATGCTTGATGCCGTACAACCTCATGCAAAGTGGATAGATGTCTTTTGTGACAAAGGCGCATTTGGAGTCGATGATGCACGCAGAATTTTGAAGGCAGGTATTGCAAAAGGTCTGATGCCGCGCATTCATGCAAATCAACTTCAAGAGGGCCAGGGCATTTCGTTAGGCGTTGAATTAGATGCCGCATCTGTCGATCACGCTTCATATGTTAGTGAGAGGGATATTGAACTGCTATCAACGTCAAAAACGGTTGCAACCTTGTTGCCCGGTGCTGAGTTCTCAACGAGATCCCCATATCCTGATGTTCGCCCACTATTAGAGGCAAGTATTACGGTGGCACTTGCATCGGACTGCAATCCGGGATCTTCGTATACAACGAGCATGGCATTTATCATCGCAATTGCCGTGCGTGAGATGCATTTTTCTCCAGAGCAAGCAATCTGGTCGGCCACAATGGGCGGTGCTAAAGCCTTGCGTCGTACTGACATTGGCCATTTAGTTGAAGGAGCACGCGCAGATTTCCAAATTCTCAACGCTCCCTCATATATTCATGTGGCATATCGCCCAGGTGTTAACTTAATAGAACAGGTTTGGCGCAATGGCCTCCAGCTCATCTAAAACAATCACGCTGTCAACTTCGGGCGTCACATTCGATGATGTGATTGCCGTTGCTAGATTCGGCGCACACGTTCAACTTTCGCAACACGCAATCGATGCGATGAATGCAACACGTGCTTTCATTGAGGATTATGCCGCTGGCGGAGTTCCTGTGTATGGAGTATCAACTGGTTTTGGCGCACTTGCTAATCGTCACATCGATGTGCAAGATCGCGTTCAACTGCAAAAATCTCTCATTAGATCCCACGCCGCAGGCGTAGGCCCGGCGATTGAACGCGAAGTAGTGCGGGCGTTGATGTTTCTGCGCCTTCGCACAATGGCATCGGGACGTACTGGCGTGCGCGTAGATCTAGCACAAACGTATGTTGATTTCCTTAACAAAGGAATTACCCCAGTAGTTCCAGAGTTCGGATCTTTGGGATGCAGTGGTGATTTAGCTCCACTATCTCACTGCGCTCTCGCATTAATGGGTGAAGGTCGGGTTCACGATGCTCATGGGATTGAAATGCCAACAATGCAGGCTTTAGATACAGCTGGGATTAAACCAATCGAGCTAGAGGCTAAAGAGGGTCTGGCATTAATTAATGGCACAGATGGAATGCTCGGTATGTTGATTATGGCCTGCGCAGACCTTGAACACTTATGTGTTGTTGCCGACATAACAACGGCGATGAGTATCGAAGGTCTGCTTGGTACCGATCGCGTCTTTGCACCTGATTTGCATGCACCACTTCGGCCACACATTGGCCAGACCGTAAGTGCGGCCAATATTTATGCAATGTTAAGGGGTTCAGGTATCGTTGCATCGCACTTAGAAAATGATTCGCGCGTGCAAGATGCCTATTCTCTTCGTTGTGCCCCACAAGTAAATGGCGCGGTACGCGACACAATTTCTCATGCATCGACTATTGCGGCACGCGAGCTTGCAAGTTCGATTGATAATCCAGTCGTTATGCCCGACGGTCGAGTTGAATCAAATGGTAACTTTCACGGCGCACCCATTGCTTATGTCTTAGATTTTCTGGCGATCGCAGCGACAGATTTAGGCTCAATGTCAGAGCGTCGTACCGACCGAGCGCTAGATCAACACAGATCAGCTGGTCTGCCACCGTTTCTCGCCCATGATCCAGGAGTAGATTCCGGGCTCATGATCGCCCAGTACACACAGGCAGGGCTAGTCAGTGAAAATAAACGTCTGTCGACACCAGCGAGTGTGGATTCAATTCCATCATCTGCGATGCAAGAAGATCACGTGTCGATGGGCTGGTCGGCTGCGCGCAAACTGCGAAAGGTAGTTGAAAATCTTTCACGAATTCTGGCAATTGAGTTGTTGACATCGGCCCGTGCAATCGAGTATCGCAAAGGTTTAACACCATCACCAGCCACTGCCCGTGTTATTAAAGAACTACGTAAAACTGTGCCAGGAATCGGTCCAGATCGCTTCTTATCTCCTGAGCTGGAGGCTGCAACAACATTAATCAATTCTGGAGCAGTTTTAACTGCGGCTCAAGAAGTTGTTCCAGAACTTACCTAGATGCAAAACCGCTAGCGGCCTCTAAAACTAATAGCGCAGCAAGTCTCACTGTGCGTTGATCTGGGGAATCTAGGGCGGCATCGATTTCAGTAATATCGATAGCGCGAACCCGCTTATCGGCAGCAAGTAGGAACGCGCCCTGTCGCAGTTCATCGGCAGATATTCCACCTGGCATTGCGGCGGGACACGCTGGCACAACGCTGCGATCACACACATCGACATCTAGGTCAACATAGATTTCACGACCACCCGCACCTGCAACTTCTAGAGCTTGTTGAACGACATCGGAAATTGTGCGCGTACGTAACTCTGCTCGAGAGATAACGGTGATGCCATTTTCTTTAGCGCGCGCTGAGTATTCAGTACTGTTTGCAAAGTCGGTGATACCTATCTGAACAATATTTTTGCCTAGTAAACCTGCTTGAATTAGCTGCCACACGGGAGAGCCATTTGAATGACCATCTCGCAGATCATGGTGGGCATCAAAGGTGATAAGACCAACGTTAGATAAACCTGGCCATAAAGCAGATGCAACTGAGTAGGTAATTGAATTATCGCCACCGAGTGCAATAACTAACTTGTGCACACTCAATAAACCATTAACCGCTTTCTTCACTCGCTCATGACCATCAACTCCATCGGGGGATTCCACATCACCTAAATCAATAAAAGTATGTCCAGCTAAATCAACGTTGGCCGATGTAGAAAAAGTTGAATAACGCGCAAGCGCCGCTCTGACTGCAGAAGGGGTTAGATGCGCATTCGTTGCAGATATCGAACTCTCATGTGCGGGTACTCCAATGAGTGCGATTTCGGCCTTAGCGTTGCCTACTGAAAAAAGAGTATTAGCGCGCATCCACTGTGGATCGTGAGGTAGCTCGGGAGGCGACATAGAGTTATCGTAGAGGCTGTCTACTGTATTGCTCTAGCAACTAAATTCCGGAGGCTAGGCCTTCACAACGTGGGTCGGAGCCGAACATGTATGTGCCCGTTGGTGAGACCTCTAACATTTGAACTGAAGATCCATGTGCCCATGCTCCTATTGCGGAGATCTCATGGCCCCTTGCTCTCAAATCTTCAACTATTTCTGCACTCACTCGATCTTCTATCTCTAAAACCCCGCTCCCATTTTCTTCCAGCGAACTTTGTCCAGCAGCCCTTAAGTGTTGCCATCGCGGAGATTCAATCGCCTCTTGAACATTCATTCCTAAATCCACGACATTAATTATTAACTGCAGATTCGTTTGAACTTGGATATTAGCCCCTGGTGTTCCACCTACGAGATAAAGCGAGCCATCATCTCGTGTAGCCAGCCATGCATTCAGCGTGTGAGCGGGGCGTTTTCCAGGTTGAATGAAGTTGGGGGATTGAGAGTTCAAAGAAAAGCCAGTTAATCGGTTGTTTAATACGATTCCAGTTCCAGGAATCACCCACGAACTGCCAAAACCATGGAAGACCGATTGAATCCAGGAGACGGCATTACCCTCGACATCAGCGACTAAAAAATAGGTCGTATCGCTACCCTCGGCTGTTGCCCCACTCTCATTATTTGCCTTTGTCAGATTAATTTGTGAAAGCCGCCAATCAATATTCTCCTTTGATAATGCCTGCTCAACATTGACGTCGAGAAACTCAGGATCGCCCAGGATAAGATTTCTATCAGTGAAGCCAATTTTTTTACTCTCGACGCCAATATGAATGCGATCGGCCTGACCCAAGGAGGAGATATTAAATCGCTCACAGAGCAGAAGCTCTTCCATCAAAATCATTCCCTGAGTTGGGGGAGGCTGGCCATAGATAGTGAAATCGCGATATTTAATTGAGAGTGGAGCTAATACACGCGTCGCATGTGATTCCAAATCCTGCGCATTAAACCATCCATCTGAAGCGATAATCAACTGTCTTGAAATTTCACCGTCGTAAAATGCTGCGCGGCCTTCGTTGGCAATTGCACGAAGTGAAGCGGCGAGATCTTTTTGAACTATTAAATCTCCAACTTTAGAGTTGGTATCGATTCCCATATTTTTAAATAACTCAGTGTCGGGAGCTATAGCTAAATGGGCAGCGATTCGTTTAATAAAACCCGGCGTTGCTGCAAATCCATTTTCTGCATATTCAATGGCAGGTGCCAACAGTTCGGCAAAGGAGAGTTTTCCGTAGCGCTCATGGGCTTCAAACCACGTTGAAACTAATCCAGGAACAGTTGCAGATTTAAATCCATGCAGAGGAATGCCGTTTGGATAGGCCTGCACCGTTGCACGATGCGGCGCCTCGCCACTTCCATTAAACGCGAGATTTTCCTTTGACTTGGCATGATGAGTGATAAGGAATGCATCTCCACCAAGGTGTGAGGCTCCGGGTTCAACAACACAGATCACCGCAGATAGCGCAATACCTGCATCGATAAATGAGCCACCTCGATTGAGGATTGTGATTGCCGCACTCACTGCCAAAGGTGCACTTGCTGCCGCTCCACCTTTTTTAGAGTAAATAACGCTCCGCCCTGTTTGCACATGCGCACTCTTTCTCACATTGAGAGCAATTACAAGAACACGCTCTTTAGCCGTATCCTTAACTCTAAGAAGAGTCGCCCGGATCACCGCGTTACCGCAAGGTACCGAGGAAAGTCCGGACTCCATAGAGCACAGTGGTGGGTAACGCCCACCCGGAGCAATCCGCGGGATTAGTGCAACAGAAAGCAAACCGCCTTTTAGCAATAAAAGGTAAGGGTGAAACGGCGGTGTAAGAGACCACCAGTAACTGCAGCAATGTAGTTAGCTATGTAAACCCCACTTGG from Candidatus Planktophila sp. includes:
- a CDS encoding ABC transporter permease, with the translated sequence MRNFLIRRIFFAIITLLIVSAVVFAIFSLIPFDPAALTCGQRCTEQIIEGNRIKLGFDKPLYMQYFLFLSGIFFGRSYGAGSAAFSCPAPAFGYSFNENACVTDLLREALPVTVSLALGALILWLIVGVSLGIVAARFKNKWPDRASSVFVLLGTSLPTFVTGLALLIWVTIKWKLVPLSLVGYTSIIENPFKFFQFFILPWITLAIAYAALYTRFTRAAVLETLGEDYIRTARAKGVKERTVLFKHTMRAVFAPIITLAGLDFAGLIGGAIITETIFNLPGLGRLTLRSVFEFDLPVVLATTILAASVVIVMNLIVDMLYAVLDPRVRI
- a CDS encoding ABC transporter ATP-binding protein codes for the protein MAELLRIENLHVAFPTDDGLVRAVDGVSLSLNEGETVAIVGESGSGKTVTGLSVMGLHKKGAAQLSGSIHLKVGDSSLDIVTASDEEIRLVRGRAVAMIFQDPMSSLHPYYRIGNQLAEAYLVHNPGKKKEALKRAIEMLDLVGIAEPDQRAHEYPHQFSGGMRQRVMIAMALMNSPRVLIADEPTTALDVTVQAQILILLASLQKEFNMGILLITHDLGVVAQVADKVSVMYGGRIVEQGSADDVFYKPAAPYTLGLLKSVPRISTHGSERLKAIPGQPPSLINLPIGCAFAPRCEFTSYAVGNICATDRPELLGNSPSHLSRCHVAEATRDRLFVEELKEVR
- a CDS encoding dipeptide ABC transporter ATP-binding protein; the encoded protein is MSNDVILKVDNLTKHFPVGGSRKKEVVKAVDGISFELRAGETLGLVGESGCGKTTAGRTILKLNEPTSGRLIFEGQDITNFKPGKMRPLRSQMQIIFQDPYTALNPRQTIGKIISAPFEIQGIDPQGGLKNAVQSLMERVGLNPEHFNRYPHEFSGGQRQRIGIARAIALKPRFIIADEPVSALDVSIQAQVINLLEDLQEQDGISMVFIAHNLSVVQHISDRVAVMYLGKIMEIGETNALFASPHHPYTKALLSAVPQPDPRTEKTRERIILSGDLPSPVNPPTGCVFNTRCWKATDKCRTDVPELLQVGSSQVACHYPEV
- a CDS encoding MOSC domain-containing protein is translated as MKVLSINIASIVHEGEWTGSEGKTGIDKRSVNGAVVFAQEHVANDVIVDTQSHGGYDQAVYAYAREDADWWEGEIGTSIDNGRFGENLTTLGIDVNAAVIGEQWEIGSVILEVSQPRIPCRVFAGFWQRPTLIKEFMAAGRPGTYLRIIQEGEITSGDSINVIKVPEHGVTIADLYAAKNGERSKVQEISQVKELSTKYQEWAKNLNL
- the hutU gene encoding urocanate hydratase, encoding MTSTARILHAATGSNLTAKGWAQEAAIRMLHNNLDPAVAEHPENLVVYGGTGKAARNWPAFDAIVKSLTNLKDDETLLVQSGKPVGVFQTHEWAPRVLIANSNLVGDWANWPEFRRLEQLGLTMYGQMTAGSWIYIGTQGILQGTYETFAAVAQKRFNGTLQGTLTLTGGCGGMGGAQPLAVTMNGGVCLIIDVDNSRLEKRIKTQYLDEIADGVDDAIERVLKAKNLGLPLSVGLVGNAAELFPLLLSMDVPIDIVTDQTSAHDPFSYIPIGVDFHSAAQLAKDDPADFTKRSQNSMAKHVEAMVGFMDKGAEVFDYGNSIRDEARQGGYARAFAFPGFVPAYIRPLFCEGKGPFRWVALSGDPKDIYRTDKAVLDLFPDNEALHRWITLAQEKVAFQGLPARICWLGYGERDKAGLAFNELVARGEVSAPIVIGRDHLDCGSVASPYRETEAMLDGSDAIADWPLLNAMVNISSGASWVSIHHGGGVGMGRSIHAGQVSIADGTQLAAKKLARVLTNDPGMGVIRHADAGYESAIDTARKLHVHVPMLDIE
- the hutI gene encoding imidazolonepropionase; translation: MTSTLITNIGQLVTNDPTYDGTKLGLIKDGALLIEDGVIAWAGSTTDAPTKQIKKAIDAEGMCVLPGYVDSHTHMIFAGDRSNEFRARMLGESYTAGGIASTVEKTRKASDELLLTHAKFLLAEANAGGTTTVEIKSGYGLTVNDERRSLEIAHKISDETTFLGAHVVPIEYKDSPKDYVDLVCGAMLDAVQPHAKWIDVFCDKGAFGVDDARRILKAGIAKGLMPRIHANQLQEGQGISLGVELDAASVDHASYVSERDIELLSTSKTVATLLPGAEFSTRSPYPDVRPLLEASITVALASDCNPGSSYTTSMAFIIAIAVREMHFSPEQAIWSATMGGAKALRRTDIGHLVEGARADFQILNAPSYIHVAYRPGVNLIEQVWRNGLQLI
- the hutH gene encoding histidine ammonia-lyase — its product is MASSSSKTITLSTSGVTFDDVIAVARFGAHVQLSQHAIDAMNATRAFIEDYAAGGVPVYGVSTGFGALANRHIDVQDRVQLQKSLIRSHAAGVGPAIEREVVRALMFLRLRTMASGRTGVRVDLAQTYVDFLNKGITPVVPEFGSLGCSGDLAPLSHCALALMGEGRVHDAHGIEMPTMQALDTAGIKPIELEAKEGLALINGTDGMLGMLIMACADLEHLCVVADITTAMSIEGLLGTDRVFAPDLHAPLRPHIGQTVSAANIYAMLRGSGIVASHLENDSRVQDAYSLRCAPQVNGAVRDTISHASTIAARELASSIDNPVVMPDGRVESNGNFHGAPIAYVLDFLAIAATDLGSMSERRTDRALDQHRSAGLPPFLAHDPGVDSGLMIAQYTQAGLVSENKRLSTPASVDSIPSSAMQEDHVSMGWSAARKLRKVVENLSRILAIELLTSARAIEYRKGLTPSPATARVIKELRKTVPGIGPDRFLSPELEAATTLINSGAVLTAAQEVVPELT
- a CDS encoding agmatinase family protein — encoded protein: MSPPELPHDPQWMRANTLFSVGNAKAEIALIGVPAHESSISATNAHLTPSAVRAALARYSTFSTSANVDLAGHTFIDLGDVESPDGVDGHERVKKAVNGLLSVHKLVIALGGDNSITYSVASALWPGLSNVGLITFDAHHDLRDGHSNGSPVWQLIQAGLLGKNIVQIGITDFANSTEYSARAKENGITVISRAELRTRTISDVVQQALEVAGAGGREIYVDLDVDVCDRSVVPACPAAMPGGISADELRQGAFLLAADKRVRAIDITEIDAALDSPDQRTVRLAALLVLEAASGFASR
- a CDS encoding gamma-glutamyltransferase family protein; amino-acid sequence: MQTGRSVIYSKKGGAAASAPLAVSAAITILNRGGSFIDAGIALSAVICVVEPGASHLGGDAFLITHHAKSKENLAFNGSGEAPHRATVQAYPNGIPLHGFKSATVPGLVSTWFEAHERYGKLSFAELLAPAIEYAENGFAATPGFIKRIAAHLAIAPDTELFKNMGIDTNSKVGDLIVQKDLAASLRAIANEGRAAFYDGEISRQLIIASDGWFNAQDLESHATRVLAPLSIKYRDFTIYGQPPPTQGMILMEELLLCERFNISSLGQADRIHIGVESKKIGFTDRNLILGDPEFLDVNVEQALSKENIDWRLSQINLTKANNESGATAEGSDTTYFLVADVEGNAVSWIQSVFHGFGSSWVIPGTGIVLNNRLTGFSLNSQSPNFIQPGKRPAHTLNAWLATRDDGSLYLVGGTPGANIQVQTNLQLIINVVDLGMNVQEAIESPRWQHLRAAGQSSLEENGSGVLEIEDRVSAEIVEDLRARGHEISAIGAWAHGSSVQMLEVSPTGTYMFGSDPRCEGLASGI